Part of the Scyliorhinus torazame isolate Kashiwa2021f chromosome 8, sScyTor2.1, whole genome shotgun sequence genome, gccatttccaatgagtcaaacggtatctcaggcaacttgaaatgcttaaccaccgccataattacctcaccttttcgcattttgtcaggtaatgttaactgcaatgtctttgccagacccaacagtctgtttttactctctgaaagtaaggtatcacgttttatcgtgtccacccccaaaaacttctgagcctctgaaagagccattatccacaacacactccccacttaaattaaaataccacaccggaaaagcaacaatccttcactgtctttaagttcacaaaagcctatccaatagatagacttttatccccctcgagcccccaattgttatgggagaggcgttttcagaaccccaaaatgtatcatggagttcaaccaacctccccctttaatgctattgttgcttttccgagcacacggcttgttctccaggtgtgatacagcaattatggacaaatggtttttaaacacaaaacagtgaactcaacttaacccttttaaataaactttggatctcttaacaccccttacttcaaagacagCCCTGAaattattacaacactaaataatccttcagttattcctttcaacacccAAGAAAGACTTAAAacatttaaacagaaacacatcaggtaaaaggctttactattatgagtttaaatcacccaaatgatccagatatagtctttcatggcagagatcacagcagatccagctcactgcaaacacagacacacaccaagctcttttcaaactcaaactaaaaaactgcaaaatggctgatctaaagcccagctccacccacactctgacatcactgcatttcttaaaggtgcattgcttaaacatccatttcttaaaggtaccctcacatgacactatacatgatgtagatgtgggaaatgcagttccaatcaaacaacacccatgcagacttaaccctttaaaattggcacaagttaacaaagagattgagagtatgcttaaaaatggcataattgaagtgggttgcagccaatggagctcacccatagtgatggtacctaaaccagatggtacccaaggggtgtatgtggactatagaaaggttaatgcagttacaagattggactcttatcctatcccacttttggaggattgcattgagaaagtgggtcaaacagcttttatttccaaactggatttacttaaaggttactggcaggtatctttatccgaaagggcaaaatagatttcagcttttgtgactccagatggtgtataccaattcagttatgtcatttggcatgaaaaacgccccagccacatttcaacggttaactaacaaagttgtttcaggattacccaattgtgcagtgtacatcgacgatctggtaattttcagccagacatggaaagaacatttaaaacatctgatggagttatttgatcgtctTCTGGAGGCGTGTATGGtactaaacctagccaaaagtgaatttggaaaagcccaagtcactttccttggccatacaattggacagggccgaatggtcacatgggatgtgaaaccaacagttattgaggagtttccgataccctcgagacaaagggaaataatgcgatttcttagcatgagtggatttgatcgaacatttgtgcaaaggttttgtagcgtggttgctccactgatgggtttgctgaagaaacatcataaatttcagtggacagcggactttcaacaggcatttgactacctgaaagctgtgataacctatgctcctgtgttggagaattacaagagactctgtgatcagattgaaataaagtatctgactttaaagagaaatgccgaggtgtagagacggatcatgcagagaccttcttgttcaaagagactgtcaatcaagaaggatttcagttggaggaagaagaacaaaagaaaatggactatattataatacctgcttgcgtgtgttgttttttgaaacgataaagtatatttactgtgtgcatttattaaaggatagtgaaaaggtgaaaaatgaaaccatcttgaagttgatggtttattttctttttctttaaaggaggtgtcatgtgagagtacctttaagaaatggatgtttaagaaatgtacctttaagaaatgggtgtttcagaaatgtacctttaagaaatggatgtttatcagtgatgtgagagtgtgggtggagctgggctgtctgtcagcttttttactttcgttttaggttgtttgctaaaactgtgttttagtttcgttttcagagctggatagctgaagTCACAGCCCGAAGggatattagtctctctctctgtaatctaaagactgtaaatcgatcctttggtgatttaaaactaataactgctctcagtagtgactttaacctgatgtgcttctgtttaaagttttcttTAAGTCTAAAGACTAAAGTCTAAAAGGACagtttaagcattacttagtgttgtattctttgggggttgtatttgaattgatggttgctaagatgttcactgtatgatttaaaaaggttaacttgagttcatagaataaacattgttttgctttaaaaaatacttttccatttctgctgtaccacacctgtagagtgggccgtgtgctccccataccacaatctattaaaagttgtgggtcaggtgaactccatgatacactttggggttctctaatccctggcccattacACTGTACACCCTTACCTCAGGGTAAAACCTGGTTGtcctcctcccctgctgctccttcCTGGTGTGCACTATcagaccaaaagaccataagatataggtgcagaattaggccactcggcccagcaagtctgctccgccattcaatcatggctgatatttttctcatccccattctcctgcctcctccccataacccctgatccccttattaatcaagaacctatctatctctgtcttaaagacattcagtgatttggcctccacagccttctgcggcaaagtgttccacagattcaccaccctctggctgaagaaattcctcctcatctcggttttaaaggatcgtccctttagtctgagatggtgtcctctggttctagtgtttcctacaagtggaaacatcctctccacgtctacactatcaaggcctcgcagtatcctgtaagtttcaataagatcccccctcactgcATTGCACTGCTCTGCATTGCCTCTACTCCGTATCCTGGTTTCCTACCCCTGGCCTCACGGTGATTATTTTCCTGATGTGCCAATGTTTGAAGGTCCCATCCCCATTTTGTCTCTTCTCCGGAACACTCTCCTTCCTGACACCTGGCTGTCTGAGTCAGGAAGGGGGTAAATGTTGCCTTTCCAGATCCAGCAGCTCCGCCCTCCTCCCTTGggttatagaccagtaaacctaacatcggtagtggggaaattcttgaatccattatcaaggactttatagcggaacatttagaaagcagtggcaggatcagtcagagtcagcatggatttatgaagggaaaatcatgcttgacaaatctgttggaattctttgaagatgtaaccggtACAGTCGACAAAGGGGAGccaatcgatgtggtatatttggactttcagaaggcgtttgacaaagtcctgcataagagattattgtgcaaaattaaagcgcatggggttgggggcagtgtattgaggtggattgaaaactggttagcagagaggaaacaaagagtaggaattaatgggtctttttcaaattggcaggcagtaaccagtggggtaccacagggatcggtgatgGGACCCCCgccattcacaatatatattagtgatttggatgagggaacaaaatgtaacatctcaaagtttgcagacgataccaagttgggtgggagggtgaagtgtgacaaggatgcagggatcctacagcaagatctggacaggttgggcgagtgggcaaatcaatggcagatgcagtataatttggataagtgtgaagttattcactttggaagcaaaaacaggaaggcagattaccaaCTGgatagttgtaaattgggagaggggagtgtgcagtgggacctgggtgtccttgtgcaccattcgctgaaggtaagcatgcagtgcagcaggcggtaaagaagtctaatggtatgttggccttctttgcgagaggtttcgagtacagaagcagggatatgttgctgcaattacacaggatcttggtgaggccacacatagaatactgtgtgcagtttggtctccttttctgagaaagggtgttcttgctctcgagggagtgcagcgaaggtttaccagggatgattccagggatggcgggattgtcatatgaggagagattgactaggttgggattattctcgctggagttcagaagaatgaggggggatctcatggagacttataaaattcaaacgggactagacagggtagatgcagggaagatgttcccaatgatgtgtgtgtccagaaccaggggtcacaacctgaggattcagggtaaaccatttcggacagagatgaggagacatttcttcacccaaagagtggtgaccctgtggaattcattaccacaggaaatagttgatgctaaaacattgaatatattgaagaagcggctagatatagcacttggggagaatgggatcaaaggctatggggagaaagcaggattggcttATTGAAATATCAGCCATGCTCTTgataaatgatggagcaggctcgaagggccaaaaggcctcctcctgctatgTATCTATGTTAAAGCCAGGCACCTGCCATTGAAATTTTTGCCACTACCTTGGCTATCATGACAACTTTGCAGCGTTATCCAAAGgagtcatagaattcatagaatttacagtgcagaaggaggccattcggcccatcgagtcttttccggctcttggaaagagcaccctacccaaggtcaacacctccaccctatccccataacccagtaaccccacccaacactaagggcaattttggacactaagggcaatttatcatggccaatccacctaacctgcacatctttggactgtgggaagaaaccggagcacccggaggaaacccacgcacacacggggaggatgtgcagactccgcacagacagtgacccaagccagaatcgaacctgggaccctggagctgtgaagcaattgtgttatccacaatgctaccgtgctgcccctagggtcCCTGGACTTATTTGGGAGGGTGACTTACCTCTCCAAGGAACTTAGCAAACTTTAGATATTCTCCTGATAGGTCAAGGCAGCTGCGGTTTTACATGTCCAAAGTGCGAAAATGGTGGAAGCTGGGTTTGAGGGCGGGACTCAATTTGTGTCTTCAATGTCATATTGGATAAGCCTGTGACCTACTCTGTCATAGCACGAGTTCAGGCCTAAGTATAGTTTCAGATGCACTGTTAACTTGCTATCCAAATTAGTACGAAGAAAGTCCTAAGTAAGAGCACTAATTATTAAGCAGTTCAGAAAATATAATTACGCAATATATATTTGCATCAAACCTTATTTGGTAACTTTTATTGTTCCATTATTGTTAATAGGTTTCACATGCAGCAGGAACAGGACATTCACAGGAAAGCTGCTGTCTCTGTTACATTCAGTAACTACAACCAGGAAGTAAGAAATTGAGGCAAAATGGCTCACATGGGAATTCAGATCATTGGCTTTTTCCTTGGCCTCTTTGGCCTGTTTGGAACTTTGGTCGCCACTGTCTTACCACACTGGCGCAGAACAGCCCACGTGGGCGCCGATATCATCATGGCCATGGAGTTCATGAAAGGACTTTGGATGGAATGTGTCTGGCAAAGTACTGGCATCTACCAATGCCAAGTCCACCGTTCACAGCTGGCATTGCCTCCAGACCTGCAGGCAGCTCGTGCTATGATGGTCATTTCCTGCTTGCTTTCTGCACTGGCCACTTGCATTTCCATCATGGGTATGAAGTGCACTGTGTGCTTGAAGGAATCTTCATCCAAGAATAGCATTGCCGTCTCCGGAGGAATCTGTTACATCCTTGCTGCCATCATGTGCCTCATTCCAGTGTCCTGGTCAACCAACGACCTGATACGAGACTTCTACAACCCAATGATTCCACCCGGAAACAAATATGAAATGGGAGAGGCTTTGTACATTGGCTTTGTGTCAACAAGCGTAATGCTCATTGGAGGGACTCTCCTCTGCTTGTCCTGTCCTCAGCAGAGAAATGGCTGGCCCTATCAACCACGGGATTCATTTGTACAGACTGCACCTCCGTGTAGGCTACCAGCTGTGTGTAAGGGCAACCCAACTTCACAACCATTAGCCTCACATAGCAGCTACCGTTTACATGACTATGTGTAAGCATGGCAAAGAAAGACTTGAATTCAAACCTTGCTTTGTTTTTATAAAACATGATCTAGAATAGAAATACTTAATTTCAACGTTCCCGGATATAATTGCTCCGCACTTTGTGAATAAACAAAATATAAAAAGGAGGGTTCTAGTTCTGCGGAAGAACCAAGTCACTTTATTTGGAAGTGGGTTTATGCGAGGGTGGCATGTTTTCGTTGATCTTGTGTTAAAAAAAACTATCTTTCAGTATAGCCATGTCTACTCTGTGTACTAAATTACCAGCATTGAGCAAAATGTGAACATTTGGATTTTTGCATTGAAGTGTTCAGAGTGGACCTTCAGTTACAGGTAATGAAGTCAAATTTGTGCCTTGAAGACTGCAAACATGCTATTTTGCTATCGAGATGTCTTGGAAACTAAAGCAAGTGGAGAAATGTATTAATTATTCCCTcaaaaggcttcagtgtcttttattaACTTAAAAATATGTTCTATGTAAAAGCTGTGCAAAGCTTTTCAGTTGAAAATGCTTGGTTAAAAACATATCCTTTGATGCTTATTTAACAGATCAGGTTTGAAGGGTAACATTTGTAATCCAAATTTGTTTGAAACTGGAATAATGTCAAAAGGAATATGTGGCCTTGAAATGTTAATTTTGTGTGAATCTTTAGGTCACATTCCAGTTTGCTTTCATGATACTTTTCTGTTTGAGCGAGTCGTTTAGAATTTGAGAGTAACTCTATTTTTATTAAACGTTTCGGTTAATAGTTGATAAGAATACTTAATGAACAAAGTAATATTTATCTTTCACTTCTCTGTATGACAAATACCAAAAaccaagtgttatgggcgaggcttttcagaaccccaaaatgtaccatggagttcaaccaacctctccctttaatggatttgttgcttttcctagcacacggctttttccctaggtgtgggattacaattatggacacgtgggtttttaaacacaaaacactgtttattccatgaattcaacttaacatcttaaataaacattggatctcttaacaccccttacttcaaagataactcagaaaatattgcaacagtaaataattccttaaaatgttccttcaaacatccaagagacttaacacctttaaacaaaatcacatcaggttaaaggcttcactattataagtttaaatcacccaaatgatccagagatagtctttcatggcagagatccagctcactgcaaaacacagacacacacgagctcttttccaaaccagaacttctcaagctgctgtctcaaactggctttctacttttaaactgctctcagcaaaaccagccaggcacttttttaactgcaacttcaaaatggctgaactgagctgagctccacccactctgtgacatcactgttttcttaaaggtacattgcttaaacatccagttcttaaaggcactctcgcatgacacaagTTAGTTGCAACCTTTTGAGTTAAGGGTCAAGGGATGTCATATATTGATATAAACAGAAAAAGCAATCGACTAAATGTGAAAGAACCTGTATCTGGTTTCTATTTTCTTCTTTCGGATGCTACCAGCTTTGCCATGCAGTGCCGCGCTGGAATTGGTCATTATGTGTTGAGATTTCTTTCTTCTGATTTCCGTCTTCCAATTAGTCAAGTTGTTCATCATGACTTTCCTGACAATGTTGCTGATGTTCCCATGATGCTGAAGTTTACCGATTTCACCTGTGTTACACACCATTTTATCAGACAACCAATCATCAGTAATCAAAGAAGCACGTAAAACAATGAAGAAACTACTCTGCTGTTTGCAATACCATTTTACCAACAAATGCAAACTAATGTACACAGTTATACACAGTGCAACTTgaggatcatgggcgggattctccactcccgcaccaaagTGCCCACGACAGGTTCACGACAGTGcaaacagcccctatcccgaccgattcagggcccgataatgggctaggagtggggccgcgtcatttacacgcgccaggccttgtcgccacgtaaaggcggcgccgcatacatgacgcggccggcgccgcataactggcgtcacccgcgcatgcgtggttgccatcctctctgagtccgccccgcaagaagatgtcagacggatcttgcggggctgcggaagaaaggaggtcctccttcagagaggacggcccgacgatcggtgggtaccgatcgcgggccaaaccccatttgaggccccccccggtgcgggatccccccccccgcaggccgcccccccagcgttcccgcgctgttcctgccagcagcgaccaggtgtggacggcgccggggggaacccgccgttttggcctggccgctcggcccatccgggcctgagaatagcaggggtgccagagaatcaccattttgggtgtctccggcgattctccggcctgcgccgcggggaactcggcggggccgttctcgccgcttgggagaatcgtgggagggcgtcggactggggtcgcgggaaaatttggcgacccaggcgattctcccaaccggcgtgggagtggagaatcgcgccccatataccTCAACAAAATGCATTTATCTCCTTTTTTATTTATTCATCAAAAATGCAATTAtccacatcataataataatctttattaatgtcacaagtaggctttccattaacactgcaatgaagttactgtgaaaatcccctagtcgccacactccggcgcctgttcgggtacacggaaggagaattcagaatgcccaattcaccaaacaagcacatctttcgggacttgtggaaggaaacccacgcagacacagggagaacatgcagactccgcacagacagtgacccaagccggaagatTAGATTGGTGTAAATTAGATAGAAGATTAGATTGGTGCTATATTCAGCACTGGATGGGAAAGCAGACAGATAATTAATACTGGATAGGAGTGGACAAGTCAATAGTAATGGTCAATTGTATTTGGCATTGTGCTGTGAACTTTACATGACTTCACTACTACTCTAAAAGAGATTAGAGGAATTGATTACAAAGTGCTTAAGATTAATCGAACTGCATATTGGGAGCAAATGGAGCGCACTCCAAAATTAGATGGACTTCTGCTAAAACGCAACCAGCAATGCTGTTAGCAGCCATTAATCAATACCAGCACTTCAGTACAATTAAGAAACAAACAAATTGACTGCAAATTTTAATCAATTGCGCATAGATTGCAAAAGATTGCTAATGAATGAAATTGACCAAAAATGATAACAGGCAAAATTGTCACCCTTCCAATTATGAACAAGGTTTGTTTCAGGTAATAATTTGTTGGTTATCTTGGTATCCCTGCACGTTCCTTCTGCACAGGTTTTGTTCTATGTCTCTTGAGTGTACTAGTGGTTTAGCACACTGTCCCAGATATATGTTACAATCTGGAGTCGGCCTAGTTGTCTCTTACCAGAGCTGGATGGGGAgattccatgggctggattttacagaacACCGTATTCACCAACCCTGACTAAAAAGTTGGTAGGGAGCCCACCCACCAATTATCTACTCTCACGCAGCCATTATACTCTGGCAGTAGCGACACTCGTCTTAGGTTGAAACGTCCACCCCCATCTAGGGAGGTAGTCCTGCCATAGAGAGTTGctgaccaatcagattggctggcagttctgtagtcccagcagcgccATGCTTAAGCGGTGGCTAATGCTGGAACTACAGACAGTCCGCAAAGTGGAAGTTATGGAGCTGGGCACCAAGGTGAGTCCAAGGTATCAGCGGGACCTAGATGGCAGACCGCAGcaaggagggtgagggaatggggcaTCATGTTTGACAGGCTGTGGAGATGACCTTGTGGAGGGGGAGGGCCTCTGATAGGCATGGTGGAAACCCAAAGGAGTCCCTCCTGTTACCCAAAACCAGTCCCCACATGTGCTGTGGTGTACATCTCATGTTCAGGAAATTCAGGACCAGAGTATACATTGGAAACATAATTTTGTGTTTGCTGTTTCCAAATACTGAACGATTTCCTGCTAAAAAGTTCATTATAGTCAATTATCAGGCATGGTGATTATCAGTTGTGACCTGTCATCATTGAGGCAGGCAGAATGCAAACTGGTGTTTCCTCCTTATTTACCTGATTGTAATGTTGGTTTGAGTGAGACCCTTACTGCTGGCTGCCTGAATACTCAGGAGAAGGCCCATCAATGTGTACTGATCTTAGGTGGAGCAACCTGCTTCTCTTAAAGACAGCCTACCCTTCTTAAAGGGGAGCTGTACTTTGTGGAAGGAATATTCTGCTGACAACATCTGTTGCCACTGGCTGCAAGTAAGGGGTGCACAAATGGAGTGTCACAAAGAAGGGAGGGTTCCTAGATTCACTGATACAACACTGGGGGACTTATAATTAGACTGAAGTGGAGAGGTTAAGTTTTTGCATGGGGTGCATGCTCAATATCCACCCCCTGAAGTGAATTGGAGCAGGTGACCATGGAGGTCAATACAATGAATCTGACTCAGAGAACCTGGCTGCAGTGCCACAAGGTGTCTACTGTCTATTGTCAAAATGAATGAATGTATATTCAAAGGACCACTTACCCATTGCACCCCCAACCTCGCACACTGCTTAATACACCGTGTGTCATCATTCGCCCAGCAGAAGATCCGGTCACTCAAGTCTAACATCCAGATCCTCCACCACATCTGTAGACTGGGTCGTCACATGACTATGCGATGCCGCTGTCATGTCTAGCATCACGTGGCAGGACCGCGCAAGATTTCCCCACGACCTTGGACAGAACACAAAAGTTTCTTACAGCCGCAGAGTTAGTTAAATAAACTTACTGTTATTACAGGCCAATTACACTCAGCTTTATTGCAATCCACCAGAAACAGCACGGTGTCAGGGCTGGCAGCATTGACGTAAGGACTTTGAACTACTGACTCATTAATCTCCGATGAAAACGTGACAGACAACGGGGAGTGGCTCATATTCTGCGGACCAGCACTTTACGGAAAGCTTAAAAAGGAATAGACGTACACCTCGCTCCATTGAGTGGGTCCCCAAGCGATAGCAAAATTTCAATCAGTTACCTTTCAACCCGACCATAGGttcataagatatgggagcagaattaggtcattcggcccatcgagtctgctccatcattcgatcatggttgatacGTTCCTCATttgctacctacaatgctacagaccaagagttggattgcaaaatcagccagagcatcttctccctagaacacatgacctaggagcaggagtgggcaatttagcctcCGGAGCCTAAACACCTTCATGGCTGAAGGTGGCTGATCccgtcctggcctcaactccaccgtcctgcccgttctctataacccttcaacccattaccaattaaaaatctgtctaactcctccttaaatttactcactgactccgcatccactgcactctgggatagcgaatgccacagattcacaaccctttgggagaaatagtttctcctcaaatctgttttaaagttGCTACCtcctattctaagattatgaccactcattttagaattccccacaagaggaagcatctaccTTGacctgatctcccctcattcttctaaacgctagAGGGTGTAgctctaaactgttcaatctctcctcatacgacaaacccctcatgtcGGGAataaatctagtgaacctcctctgaactgcctccaataccactacagagggcaccacggtagcacagtggttagcacagttgcttcatacctcccaggttcgattctccgctgggtcactgtctgtgcggagtctgcacattctccccgtgtgtgcgtgggtttcctccgggtgctccggtttcctcccacagtccaaagatgtgcaggttaggtggattggccatgctaaattgcccttagtgtccaaaaagattaagtggggctccagggttatggggatggggtggagacatgggcttaagtggggtgctctttccaaaggccagtgcagactcgatgggccaaatggcctccttctgcactgtaaattctatgattctatgatctttcctcaaataaggggaccaaaactgtgcacaatactccagatgcagtcttaccaatgccttgtatagttgcaacaacacttccttacctttatactctattccttttgctataaatgccaacattccatttgctttccttaataCCTGCTGTATGAGAAAGAAGACCCTGAGATGGGTTGGAACAAATTCAAAGCCATATGGCTTTTGGTTAAGAACCTCATTCTCGGTCACCATATCTTGAATTCCACCAATCAAAAAGATGAGTCTGCTCAAATGTACGTTGCCATATTGAAACTTTTAGCGACAAAATGAGTGTTTGGAAGTTTTACAGATGAGCTTGTTAGGATTACGGTCACGGAACCAGCAGCAACAA contains:
- the LOC140428729 gene encoding claudin-14-like, producing MAHMGIQIIGFFLGLFGLFGTLVATVLPHWRRTAHVGADIIMAMEFMKGLWMECVWQSTGIYQCQVHRSQLALPPDLQAARAMMVISCLLSALATCISIMGMKCTVCLKESSSKNSIAVSGGICYILAAIMCLIPVSWSTNDLIRDFYNPMIPPGNKYEMGEALYIGFVSTSVMLIGGTLLCLSCPQQRNGWPYQPRDSFVQTAPPCRLPAVCKGNPTSQPLASHSSYRLHDYV